In Candidatus Krumholzibacteriia bacterium, one genomic interval encodes:
- a CDS encoding NAD(P)-binding protein, which translates to MSTDRESERPVRVAGGGPAGLAAAIELAGRGMAVEVHERHQRVGGRFDGDHQILPVFGDEPQGPALLETLAVDGLSVTPLSRARFLDADGHVVEARSREPYALLIRRGPEPGTLDTALAERARRLGVTIHTGRALGDGRADVLATGLRRVDGLAIERMFRTNADDRVDVLLDEELAPGGYAYLFVDRGEATLGIAALGAFRDLGARLDEARRRFAAIEDFHEDGARSAAHGMNFGLPATALDAGRPRVGEAAGFQDFLFGLGLRMALISGRLAGRALAEGGDYDALWQQDIGSRMRTSLVDRWLYERGWVRRALFARLERDDLRDTLTRLQRDHWAKRAAGPWIRRARLRRDDRRDFVPRGAAGQGAP; encoded by the coding sequence GTGTCCACCGACCGTGAGTCCGAACGCCCGGTGCGCGTGGCCGGTGGCGGCCCCGCGGGTCTGGCCGCGGCGATCGAACTCGCCGGCCGTGGTATGGCCGTCGAGGTCCACGAACGCCACCAGCGCGTGGGCGGACGGTTCGACGGAGACCACCAGATCCTGCCCGTCTTCGGCGACGAACCCCAGGGTCCGGCGCTGTTGGAGACGCTGGCCGTCGACGGACTGTCGGTCACGCCCCTGAGCCGGGCCCGCTTTCTCGACGCCGACGGGCACGTGGTCGAGGCCCGGAGCCGTGAGCCCTACGCACTGCTGATCCGACGCGGCCCGGAGCCGGGGACCCTGGACACCGCCCTGGCCGAGCGGGCCCGACGACTCGGAGTCACGATCCACACCGGCCGTGCGCTCGGGGACGGCCGGGCCGACGTGCTCGCCACGGGTCTTCGCCGGGTCGACGGCCTGGCGATCGAACGCATGTTCCGCACGAATGCGGACGACCGCGTCGACGTCCTGCTCGACGAGGAGCTCGCCCCGGGCGGATACGCGTATCTGTTCGTGGATCGTGGCGAGGCCACGCTCGGAATCGCGGCGCTGGGTGCCTTCCGCGATCTGGGGGCGCGGCTCGACGAGGCGCGCCGGCGATTCGCCGCCATCGAGGACTTCCACGAGGACGGCGCCCGGTCGGCCGCCCACGGCATGAACTTCGGTCTCCCCGCGACGGCACTCGACGCCGGCCGACCCCGCGTGGGCGAGGCGGCCGGCTTCCAGGACTTCCTCTTCGGGCTCGGGCTGCGCATGGCCCTGATCTCGGGGCGGCTGGCCGGACGCGCCCTGGCCGAGGGGGGCGACTACGACGCGCTGTGGCAGCAGGACATCGGGAGCCGCATGCGGACCAGTCTGGTCGATCGGTGGCTCTACGAGCGCGGCTGGGTCCGCCGGGCCCTGTTCGCCCGGCTCGAGCGGGACGACCTGCGCGACACCCTCACGCGACTGCAGCGCGATCACTGGGCCAAGCGTGCGGCGGGTCCCTGGATCCGACGGGC